From Patagioenas fasciata isolate bPatFas1 chromosome 23, bPatFas1.hap1, whole genome shotgun sequence:
GCCCCCCCGCTGACATGCAGCGCTGCACCCATCTGCCTGtatctttatttcttttgtggTAAAAGCCGTACAGAAAGGCTCGCCAAGCTGTTTTATGTTCTTTTCCGTGTTGTCTTCTGCCCAGGAGGGCAAGTGTTGTAGGCACGAGCGGTTCCCATCGGTCGGTTGGGGCTCCTGTGTGTGCGGGTGGCTGTGCAGAGGCGTCTGTCTGTCCTGCGGTGTCCCCAGAGGGGTGGTATGGGGCGGGGGAgtgttatgatttttttaattttaatcccaAATAAATATTATCTTTCGTAAGAGTGCTGGTTGTCTGTGCAGGGGCTGAGGTGCAGCCGTGGCGGGTTCATGTCTGGAGGGGTGACAGTGACCTCTGGGGCACGGGGACCAACTGTGGTCACCTTTGGGTGTGGGGACACGAGCGTGGGAAGCAGCGGGGCCTGATCCAGGTGTGGGGGATGTGGTGTTATTAAAAGGTCTTCTGTGTCCCCGCTGGCATCTGCGCCTGTGCCCATGAAGCGCGTCACCTTGGAGCTGCGATAAGGGGACCTTGTCCCCGTAGGGGTGAGGGGGACATGTCCTGGGGTGACTGGTATTTTGGGTTGGAGTGCAAGGGGGGCTGCTGGGCACACAAGGCCAGCTGGGGGGGGCTGCCTGCCAGCTGACCCCCCAGAGGGACCTTTCCTGTCAGCAGGTTGGTGGCACCTGTCCGTGTCACACTGCGGTGACACGATGCAGGCGCAGGAAGGGCAGATGTGGCCATTCCCAGGCAGGATGGGGAAATGTGGTATGACAAGGGTGGCTCCGGGAACCCCCAGGCCCCCCTGGGCGTGTGACACCAGCCAGATGGTGGCAGGAGGGACAATGCCAAGGTCCCCAGTGGTGGCAGGTACTATAAGAAGGCAGGtgaccccccaaaaacaccctgtGACAGCACAACCATGCTGGGTGCCGTGTGTCTCACTGTGCTGCTGGGCTACGGTgggtgcaggtggcagggaggggacagggtggggtGGCCGGGACCCCATCACGGGTGGATGCTGAGGTCCCTTGGGGTGTCACACAGCCTATGGATGCGGGCAGCCGGCTGTGCCGCCGCAGCTGAGCCACCGGGTGGTGGGTGGCGAAGACGCCCTGGCCCACAGCTGGCCATGGCAGGTATggtatgggggacacggggatggggagggggggacagggaAGGGGACGCCCCAGCTTTGACACGGTGCCTCCGCCGTCACAGATCTCGCTGCAGTACAGCCGCTCGGGGTCTTGGCATCACACATGCGGTGGGACCCTCATCGCTCCCAGATGGGTGCTGACAGCCGCCCACTGCGtcaggtgggtgctggggtgccGAGGGGGGACCTGGATTGGGGAATCAAGACATTTGGGGAGCCTGACaccctctctttcctcccccccgGCAGCTCTAGCCTGACGTACCGCGTGCTGCTGGGCAAGCAGGTCCTGTCGGAGGAGGACGAGCCAGGCTCGGTGACCGTCGGTGTGGAAAAATTCATTGTGCATGAGAAATGGGACTCCTACCTCATTATGTAGGATGGGACACGTCGGGGATGGGTGGGGGCATCACAACTGGGGTCCCTGTGTCTTTGGGTCACCTGTCCCCATGACTCAGGGTCCTTTGGTCAAGGTCAGCTTGGCTTTCatggaatagaatcatagaatagtttgggatgaagggaccttcaaatattgtagaatcatagaattgttttggttggaaaagaactttcaggtcattgagtccaaccattaaccaaacgctgccaagtccacctctaaaccacatccataagaacctcatctacaaagaatcacagaagggtttgggttgaagggaccttcccagctcccccagtgccccccctgccatgacagggacatcttcaccagctcaggttgctcagagccccgtccagcctggcctgggatgtctccagggatggttcatccaccacctctctggccaacccagaccaggctctcaccaccctcagagcaacaattccttcctcatgtccagcctgaacctcccctcctttagtttaaaaccatcaccccttgtcctatcacaacaggccctgctaaaatctgcccccatctttcttatgggtcccttttaagtacaaaAAAGCTGCAATAAGACTTTTCTCTCCCTGCAGCAATGACATCGCACTGATCAAGCTGGCACAGGAGGTGGAGGAGAGTGACACCATCCAACCCGCCTGCCTGCCTACCGCCGGCTCGGTCCTGGAGAACGACTACCCCTGCTATGTCACCGGCTGGGGACGCCTCTGGAGTAAgcgggggggttccccagggaggagccggggcagtttgggggtgcagggtgtgagACGGGGCTGTTGTTGCAGCGTACGGGCCCTTGGCCGATGTCCTGCAGCAGGCGCTGCTGCCCGTGGTGGACTACGACATCTGCTCCCAGAGCAACTGGTGGGGCAACTACGTCCTCCCCAACATGGTGTGCGCAGGGGGCGATGGCGTCACGAGCGGCTGCAAtgtgagtgggggtccctgggcaaAGTCGGGGTACAGGGGAAAGGGGGTGGGTTGTTTGTGGGTGGTGCGGCGCTGTGACCCCCGTGGGAGGAGaagggatggtggtggggggcagGAAGGAGGTGGGGGTGCGTTGTGGGGGTGTTGAGTGTCCATCTGTCCGGACAGGGGGATTCGGGTGGTCCCCTGAACTGCCAGCGTGGCGGGATCTGGGAGGTGGATGGCATCGTCAGCTTTGGCTCTGCTTGGGGCTGCAACACGGTGCGGAAGCCGACAGTCTTCACACGGGTGTCCTCCTTCATCGACTGGATCAACGAGGTGGGTGCCCCTTCCTTtgtcccccagaacccccccagttGTCCCAGTGTCTACCCAGCTGTGGGTCTCACCCTGAGCCCTCCTATGTCTTGTTGTTGACAGAAAATAAGCGCGAACTAAGGACGTGGCTTGTGATGCAACAAATCTTGATTGCGATAAAGGCACAAGTGCTGCTCTCATTTGTGTGTTGTGCTGGTTATTTGGGGGGGACACACGTGGTGGAGCAGGTGGTGGACTCCTGGAGCTGTGTTGGTTATGGAATCACAggattgtttgggttggaaaagccccttgaGATCGTGGATTCCAACCGTtccccatccctggcactgccccatgtcctgagaacctcatgtccgtctgtccaaccctccagggatggtgactccagcactgccctgggcagcctgttccaatgccccacagccctttggaaagaaattgttccccagatccaacctcaacctcccctggtgcaacttgaggccgtttcctctgctcctggcgcttgttcctggggagcagagcccgacccccctggctccaagctcctttcaggcagttcagagatcagaaggtctcccctcagcccctgTTCTTCATTTTTATATCAGGGTACAGCCTCTGTGCTCAGGAGGGGTCCCAGGTCACGCAGTGGGGCTGGTTGGGGTTCTTGGGACCACCCCACAATCTGTCCCTAGTCATGGGCAGGGAGGTGACGAGGAGCCATGCCCAGGCTTGGCTGGTGTTTCTCGGGGAGAGAGGCTGTGCCCTGGGGGTCTGCAGTGGGGCTGGTTGGTTCTGGGGTGATGTGGGACACCAGGTAGGTCTAAGAATGCTTGGTGGCGAGCCAAGGTGAGCCCTGGGGCTCCTGCTTCCCCCAGGAAAGCCAAAAACAGAGGGAAACCAAGTGAAATTAATGGCTGTAGCTCCAAATCATAGATATAAACTAAACTAACaattaaagcaaagcaaaagcccCCCAAAAGCTCACATGCACACCCCTCATAGCCACCTACCCCATGGCCTCGCACCCCATGTGCACCCCCAGGCTTTCCCAGGTGTAACGGGCACCACCAGCATCCAAACAGATGCCGTGACAGTGAACCCGCACCCCACAGCACCGAGGATGGGCACACAAAGTGGTTCCCACCCTGGTAGGGACCCACAGCCGCCCTGTGACGTGTACCCCAGCAAAGGTGGCACCGGTCCCGTGCCAGCCCCGCTCCTGGCATCGCGCTGCGGCTGTGACCGGCACTGCCAGCTGTCCTGAGGGGACAGGGAGCTCGGTGCCAcgacggggaggggacagggatgaaaCGCAGAATAAACCCCACTCGCACCTGTGACAGGCGCAGCTGCAGGACCTTGGGATTGTCCTCCAAGAGGACAAAGGCAGGCGGTACCTAGaacctgttttgttttccatattcCGCTATCACATTTCTACTGTGTCATCTTAACGATCATGGTGAGCGCTTTAACTCAGCTCTGATATCCAAAGGATATCAGGTACCTGCTATAACTCCTGTTCAATGTCAACTCCTTGAAAGGACAAGAGCTGCCTCCTCTCTATGTTGGCACAACTGCAGTGGCAATGGTACCAGGAACAGCAGGAGGCTAAAAAATAACTCAGGTAAGGTTTTTCTTGCTCTTCCCGTTTCAAAGATGTCTTCGGGAGATGCCGAAATGGCATTCAGCAGACGGATTGGAAGAGGGAATACaacacaaaagattttttttcctttttcaatgcattttattgaaaattaaaaatattgattaaaaaaatcatacCACTCCACTCAAGCACTAGGCCTTGATTCCATCCATCTGGGCCAGCAAAGGACACAAACACCATGATCACCATGATATTTTACTTGGAAGCTGAACAGAGGCTCCAGGCTGGCATGAGCCCCAGCAAACGGGGCTTCTCTCATATATCCCTGCTCCATCACTAACATTTCCCATTTTTTATCTGTGTTTCCCAGCAAGGACAGCTCTCACAGCTTTACATTGCTCAAGACAAACATCTTGACGGACAAAAGCCCCTGGCAACGTCGATGCCGAGTCACGATGGGCGCAGATTTCATCCGGCCACAGGGAAGTAACTCTGGTTCTTGACAGGACCTCGGAGCCCGCAGGTCATTTGCACCTGAAGAAGAACTTTTTACGGAGGAAGTTGAAACATCCTGGGATCTGCTTGTACCTCCCCTTGGCAGAGACGGCGTTTGCCACCTGAGAACACAAGCACAGCAGCTGAGGAGCAGGGCACTTTTCCAGGATGGGGTGTGACATCTTGCAGGGAGCGCGGTGAGGATGGGGAACTGGACTGTGGGATGGGAGAGCAGGGAGGTCTCctaaaatgagacattttttGCTGGCATACACAAGGGGAACTTGAGGAAAAACATCCCTTCAAGAAACCAGGGCTGTACCAGCCACCGCTGCCTCCAGCTGGTGCTTCTCAGCATAACCCCCAGCTCCTTCAGGTGTTTACTTCAAAGCAAATTCCCTTCCCACCCATTTTCTTCCAGATATTCCTGTTATTTCCCCAAGGTCTCTGCCCTCGCACTCAATGCCAGCTGACGGAGAGGGTCTCATGCTACTCCCTTGAAATCAACAGCTTCTGTGCCACCACGTGCCGAGGAAGTACCGTGACACCAGGAAAACAACAAAGAGTAGGTTCTTTCTCCCCCACCACCTCCACAAAAGACTTTTCTCCCACTCACGGAGAACAACAAAGTGTCTGGAAGCACCAGCGCTTGTCCCACACTTTGGGTATCGGACAAACTATGCTTTGGTCTAGGGTGATTTTTTTAGAAGCTTCCTTGGTAAAGATTAAAGGCTGAATTTTCAGAACTATTTCTCATTAGAGAAACCTCAAAGAGATTTTTGGCAGGTTAATGCCAGACACTTTCTTATTAATTAGACCTCTCCACAGTACCTTCAATTAGCCAACCTGTAAACTGAATGTTCCACATCCTCATTCGTTTTTTAAGTGTAGGCTCCATGCCCTGACCAACTGCAGCTCTGATTATTTCCTGCATCACTTTCATGGCTatgcaaagcaggaaaaaaataagacattTACCCGTAGTAACATGTTCAGCAGATCTTCGGAACGGGCGTATTGCTCCAGCACGCTGTCCAGCGTCTCCACGTACCATGAGCCACTCGACACGTCCCTCCAGGAGACAAAACCTTCAGAGGAAGAGTGAGAAGGTCACTGCTAAAGCCACTCAGCCCAAACTTTGGCCATGAAGCTCCCACTTTTGGGCTAATtcctctgttgggatttgtgcgGTTTATCTCACCTGGGAAAGTTGAGTAGGAGACCAAGATGTCGCTGGGCGTGGGCAGACTGGCAACGGCATCCGGCTGGTCCACATTACCTGCTGGAGTCTGAAAAGGAGTCGCATCTGACTCTAAAGAACCTCCGGGAGCTTCGTCACCGGGTGAATCACCATGCACGACAAAGCCTCGATCTCTTTGTTCTGCAAAAAGCAGCAAGGAGACAATCTCTGAAATTCATCTTCCATCCTGCATCTACCTGCTGTGCAGAAAAACCACTCCAGCGCACACAAATCAGAACTGTCCTTCTACAAGAGGCTCATGCCTGAGCCGCTGGACTCAGCCCACGCGAGCAATATGAACATgtggccaagagaaagagaagacagCTGGAGAAACACGTGATGGACACAAAAGGAACAAGAAATCAAAGCCTAACCACATCTCTGAAGCCTTACACCCAAGAGCCAATTCCCTACGGGAGCCAAAACAAAGATTCACCTCCACCACAGGCCTGGATGAAGAAGAGTTTGGGTTTTCCTCTCAAACTCGGGCAATGGGACCCATTGAAATAGTTCACAATCTTTTCTACGGGAATGGCTTTTCCATCTGTTCCGTAAACGCCTCCGGGAAACTGAATATGGCTCGTCTGCAAGAGGAAAATCCAGGAGCTAGTCAGGCAGGAGGTGAGGCCAGTCCCGGGGGTGCTTTGTAGCCTGAAGTTACCAGAACAAATCTCATTTCCTCTTGTTTGTGCAAATGCATCAAGGTG
This genomic window contains:
- the CTRC gene encoding chymotrypsin-C is translated as MLGAVCLTVLLGYAYGCGQPAVPPQLSHRVVGGEDALAHSWPWQISLQYSRSGSWHHTCGGTLIAPRWVLTAAHCVSSSLTYRVLLGKQVLSEEDEPGSVTVGVEKFIVHEKWDSYLIINDIALIKLAQEVEESDTIQPACLPTAGSVLENDYPCYVTGWGRLWTYGPLADVLQQALLPVVDYDICSQSNWWGNYVLPNMVCAGGDGVTSGCNGDSGGPLNCQRGGIWEVDGIVSFGSAWGCNTVRKPTVFTRVSSFIDWINEVGAPSFVPQNPPSCPSVYPAVGLTLSPPMSCC